Proteins encoded in a region of the Mycolicibacterium chitae genome:
- a CDS encoding NADH:flavin oxidoreductase/NADH oxidase family protein, with protein sequence MANLSDPLDLPCGLRLPNRIAKAAMSEALAGSDHAPNEQLACLYRRWGKGGYGLLITGNVAVDRTQLGEPGNVVIEDDRDHDALASWAKAAHDGGTPIFVQLNHPGRQANPLNLGHTPVAPSAVGLAMPGAATPRALSAVEIEDIIDRFARAAVVCEAAGFDGVQIHAAHGYLVTQFLSPLANLRTDEWGGDPERRMRFLLEIVRRTRKAVSPGFAVSVKLNSADFQKGGFTEAESRDVVAALVAEGVDLIEISGGSYESPAMSGSAAASTRAREAYFLEYAASVKEVAGGVPIAVTGGFRTHRGMNSAVASGECDLVGIARPSVTNPEAASDILADESAELKAHEIKYGLRPILGRVADLKQLDGLLNISWNTDQLHRLSRGEEPDLTRGPLKTTAAMVRRNGRVAFGKRRGL encoded by the coding sequence ATAGCGAACCTGAGTGATCCGCTTGACCTTCCCTGTGGCCTACGCCTGCCGAACCGCATCGCCAAGGCGGCGATGAGCGAAGCGCTGGCCGGCAGCGATCACGCGCCGAACGAGCAGTTGGCATGCCTCTACCGCCGCTGGGGGAAAGGCGGCTACGGCCTGCTCATCACCGGCAATGTGGCGGTGGACCGCACGCAGTTGGGTGAGCCCGGCAACGTCGTCATCGAAGACGACCGCGACCACGACGCTTTGGCCTCGTGGGCGAAGGCGGCTCATGACGGCGGCACTCCCATCTTCGTTCAGTTGAACCATCCCGGCCGGCAAGCCAACCCACTCAACCTCGGCCACACTCCCGTCGCTCCCAGCGCGGTCGGCTTGGCGATGCCCGGTGCAGCGACACCGCGCGCGCTGAGCGCCGTCGAGATCGAGGACATCATTGATCGCTTCGCCCGGGCCGCGGTCGTCTGCGAGGCGGCCGGGTTCGATGGCGTTCAGATCCATGCCGCCCATGGCTACCTCGTCACCCAATTCCTCTCTCCCCTGGCGAATCTGCGCACCGACGAGTGGGGAGGTGACCCAGAACGACGCATGCGGTTCCTGCTCGAAATCGTCCGGCGCACTCGAAAGGCTGTCAGCCCGGGGTTCGCGGTCAGTGTCAAGCTCAACTCGGCAGACTTCCAGAAGGGCGGCTTCACCGAGGCTGAGTCACGTGACGTCGTGGCAGCCCTCGTCGCCGAAGGCGTTGACCTCATCGAGATCAGCGGCGGCAGCTACGAGTCGCCCGCCATGTCGGGCTCCGCGGCGGCGAGCACGCGTGCCCGCGAGGCGTACTTCCTCGAGTACGCGGCCTCCGTCAAGGAGGTGGCAGGTGGTGTGCCGATCGCGGTCACCGGGGGCTTCCGGACCCACAGAGGTATGAACTCGGCCGTGGCCAGCGGTGAGTGCGACCTCGTGGGCATCGCACGTCCGTCGGTCACCAATCCCGAGGCGGCCTCTGACATCCTCGCCGACGAGAGCGCCGAGTTGAAGGCGCACGAGATCAAATATGGGCTTCGCCCGATCCTGGGCAGGGTCGCCGACCTCAAGCAGCTCGACGGACTTCTCAACATCAGCTGGAACACCGACCAGCTGCACCGGCTGAGCCGTGGCGAGGAGCCGGACCTCACGCGTGGGCCGCTCAAGACCACGGCCGCGATGGTGCGTCGCAACGGCCGCGTCGCCTTCGGCAAGCGGCGGGGCCTGTGA